A genome region from Natranaeroarchaeum sulfidigenes includes the following:
- a CDS encoding methylated-DNA--[protein]-cysteine S-methyltransferase, with protein sequence MIEDAGIYAREFAPIDRHVQIGVASSKVLRVTFPETPNAEARTDHPLLDRLDAYLAARREDYFDDVQVALTVPTDQRRVLESVRDVPFGKAIGIDALTRMTSGLSHEDDGDLETARTALRENPAPIFIPDHRISDGPGATPPDVVEQLRAIEGL encoded by the coding sequence ATGATCGAGGATGCCGGGATCTACGCACGGGAGTTCGCACCGATCGACCGCCACGTTCAGATCGGCGTCGCAAGTAGCAAGGTGCTCCGCGTGACGTTTCCGGAAACGCCGAACGCCGAGGCGAGGACCGACCACCCACTGCTGGATCGACTCGATGCGTACCTCGCGGCCCGCCGGGAGGATTACTTCGACGACGTGCAGGTCGCACTCACGGTGCCAACTGACCAGCGACGGGTCCTCGAATCCGTACGGGACGTTCCCTTCGGAAAAGCGATCGGTATTGACGCGCTAACCCGGATGACCTCCGGGCTCTCACACGAGGACGATGGAGATCTCGAAACAGCTCGGACCGCACTGCGGGAGAACCCGGCACCGATTTTCATCCCGGATCATCGTATCAGCGATGGGCCGGGTGCGACGCCGCCGGACGTGGTCGAGCAGTTACGAGCGATCGAGGGGCTCTAA
- the trpC gene encoding indole-3-glycerol phosphate synthase, producing the protein MNADEGVAPAVRSILDAARSRADPDGGHVDVDPQSLNAALSAAGADGRVPVIAEVKPTSPTTKGTREDDPVELAQAMVDGGAAALSVLTEPDHFGGSPEYLERVRDAVDVPVLRKDFILREPQLDAAEADVVLLIVRFVDDLEGLLAAARERGFQVLVEAHTEAEVREAVAAGAEFVGVNNRDLAKLDVDLGTFERVADATADVTEDITLIAESGVSTPGDVRRMRAAGADALLIGSAIMNYEEGEDPAATVRENTERLTTAESRDADDAESTGGDATPEKNL; encoded by the coding sequence ATGAACGCTGACGAGGGAGTCGCTCCCGCCGTCCGATCGATCCTCGACGCGGCCCGATCCAGAGCCGATCCGGATGGGGGGCACGTCGACGTCGATCCACAGTCGCTGAATGCGGCGCTTTCGGCCGCCGGGGCGGACGGGCGAGTACCGGTGATCGCCGAAGTGAAACCGACCAGTCCGACGACGAAGGGGACTCGCGAGGACGACCCTGTCGAACTGGCACAGGCGATGGTTGATGGTGGGGCCGCGGCGCTATCGGTGCTAACCGAGCCCGATCACTTCGGCGGGAGTCCCGAGTACCTCGAACGTGTGCGAGACGCCGTCGATGTTCCGGTCCTCCGAAAGGACTTCATTCTGCGCGAACCCCAGTTAGACGCGGCCGAGGCCGATGTCGTCCTGTTGATCGTCCGCTTCGTCGACGATCTGGAAGGACTGCTCGCGGCGGCCCGGGAACGTGGCTTCCAGGTGCTCGTCGAGGCCCACACCGAGGCGGAGGTACGAGAAGCGGTAGCGGCGGGAGCCGAGTTCGTGGGCGTAAACAACCGCGATCTGGCGAAACTCGATGTCGATCTCGGTACGTTCGAGCGAGTCGCCGACGCGACAGCCGATGTCACCGAGGACATCACGTTGATCGCCGAAAGTGGCGTGTCGACGCCCGGAGACGTCCGGCGGATGCGGGCGGCGGGCGCGGACGCCCTGTTGATCGGCAGCGCGATTATGAACTACGAGGAAGGGGAAGATCCGGCGGCGACCGTACGGGAGAACACCGAACGACTCACAACGGCGGAGTCCCGAGACGCGGACGACGCTGAGTCGACCGGCGGGGACGCAACACCAGAAAAAAACCTATGA